Proteins encoded together in one Xyrauchen texanus isolate HMW12.3.18 chromosome 50, RBS_HiC_50CHRs, whole genome shotgun sequence window:
- the LOC127640982 gene encoding receptor-type tyrosine-protein phosphatase C-like: MLPFEDTSLNSCCDCHDNGKVYGGCSWGHSENTTQSTPVPGVSNLTSPANTIAPLTSTQSSSTSPANTTAPLTSTQSSSTSPPLTTDSSTIQVTCQYNLTKGENDPVVKITGSANRTYTVKLVGDQRETLLDTYVSSSFTIPFKMLKPCTNYAIRVDGCISSGDTTIFYNVSESKKHSVSVTSAGDEVCVTDEKWNLSKCEIVTPENSCKWKAVDFVLEKCTYTINVTMPPVKPDITFTEDIPSRFIWTNKLEECDNGLKVKCTNGSDTNIYSINESVSLLPLMDYVCAGEFSYQNQTIKSKNIPIYIDCEGEDGHISHALLVTSLTTSCSVGSI, encoded by the exons atgttgccTTTTGAGGACACATCTCTTAACTCTTGCTGTGACTGTCATGACAATGGCAAAGTTTATGGCGGCTGCTCAT GGGGACATTCTGAAAACACCACGCAATCCACTCCTGTTCCAG GTGTGAGTAACCTCACCTCACCTGCAAACACCATCGCACCTCTCACCTCCACCCAATCCAGCTCAACCTCACCTGCAAACACCACCGCACCTCTCACCTCCACCCAATCCAGCTCAACCTCACCTCCACTCACCACAG ACAGCTCAACAATCCAAGTGACGT GCCAATACAACCTTACGAAAGGTGAAAATGACCCAGTGGTGAAGATCACTGGTTCCGCTAACAGAACGTACACAGTCAAGCTAGTGGGTGATCAGAGAGAGACTTTGCTTGACACATATGTATCTTCCTCCTTCACAATACCATTTAAAATGTTGAAGCCATGCACTAATTACGCCATCAGAGTAGACGGCTGCATTTCCTCTGGAGACACCACAATTTTTTACAATG TCAGTGAAAGTAAAAAACATTCTGTCAGTGTGACATCTGCTGGAGATGAAGTATGTGTTACGGATGAGAAATGGAATCTGTCGAAGTGTGAGATTGTAACACCTGAAAACTCTTGCAAATGGAAAGCAGTTGACTTTGTACTTGAAAAATGCACCTACACAATAAATGTCACCATGCCCCCTG tcAAGCCtgacataacatttactgaagacaTCCCCTCTCGTTTTATCTGGACTAATAAACTGGAAGAATGTGATAACGGACTTAAAGTCAAGTGCACCAACGGCA GTGACaccaatatttacagtataaatgAATCAGTGTCGTTATTGCCTTTAATGGATTATGTCTGCGCCGGAGAATTCTCTTACCAGAATCAAACCATCAAAAGTAAAAATATCCCAATTTATATTGACTGCG AAGGAGAAGACGGACACATCTCACACGCGCTATTAGTCACATCATTAACAACTAGTTGTTCAGTTGGTTCCATATAG